A window of bacterium genomic DNA:
CATGCCGATCGCGACGTAGGCGGCGATCGCGACGAACGACCCCACCGCGACCAGCGCGAAGTGCCGGAGCGGAAAGAACAGCGCGAGCACGCCGGTCGCGTACGCGGCGACCGCCAGCGACACGAGCCCGAGCGCGAGCAGGCGGCCGAGCACCAGCGCGGTTCGCGAATGCCCGCACAGCACCAGCCGTTGATCCACGGCCTCGGACTGGCGCATCACGGTCAGGCCGACGAAGCCCATGATCAGGGTCGTCGCGTTCAGCATGCCGGTCAGCAGTCCGAGTCGCTCCTGCGTGGTAATCACGATGATGCCGAACGCGCGCAGTTTGAACGCGATCGTCCCGGCCGACAGCGCGGCGATGATGCCGTACCAGCCCGGCAGGTAGCAGAGCAGCAGCGCGATCGCGAAGCGGTTGTGCTTCTGCTCGACGAGACTGAGCCGGAAGGTCGTGCCGAACTGCGTGATCACGAGGCGGCGTCCGCTTCCAGCACGCCGTCCCGAAGCCGCAGCACGCGGTCGAACCGCGCGAGATCGTAGAAGAGATGCGAGATGATGACGATCGTCTGGCCGGCGCGGCGCGACTCCTCGGCGAGCGCCCAGAACTGCTGATAGGTCTCCCAGTCGAATCCCTGGTACGGCTCGTCGAGCAGCAGCACGGTCGGCGCGTGCATCAGCGCCAGCACAAGGTTGAGTTTCTGCCTGGTGCCGCCGCTCAGATCGCGCACCAGCGCGTGCCGGTACTGCTCGAACCCGAGCCGCCGCATGAGCGCGTCCGCGGGGCCCGCGTCCGGCATGCCGTAGGCCGCGGCGAACCACTCGATGTTCTGGGCCACGGTC
This region includes:
- a CDS encoding ABC transporter permease, whose product is MITQFGTTFRLSLVEQKHNRFAIALLLCYLPGWYGIIAALSAGTIAFKLRAFGIIVITTQERLGLLTGMLNATTLIMGFVGLTVMRQSEAVDQRLVLCGHSRTALVLGRLLALGLVSLAVAAYATGVLALFFPLRHFALVAVGSFVAIAAYVAIGMLVGVVLPGDLEGLFFIIMLSIVDTFMQNPVGSAAANHQVVEFFPSYLPMQMVVAGALTGRVAWWQFWAGLGWAAGFGALVLAAFWYRTRTEKPYG
- a CDS encoding ABC transporter ATP-binding protein; translation: MNASPALVVTDVARSFGRRRVLRRVSFRAYPGEMIGVVGENGAGKTTLLRIVAGLLPASAGAVEIHGRLGYCPQESQTHAALTVAQNIEWFAAAYGMPDAGPADALMRRLGFEQYRHALVRDLSGGTRQKLNLVLALMHAPTVLLLDEPYQGFDWETYQQFWALAEESRRAGQTIVIISHLFYDLARFDRVLRLRDGVLEADAAS